One window from the genome of Ramlibacter henchirensis encodes:
- a CDS encoding IclR family transcriptional regulator yields the protein MATVQAARGGGVDAVEVVGTILQALLHLPRPARLKDLEDATGIPSAKLHRYLVSMARCGLVTREEGSRRYQFGLLTYRIGQVASHEQSALSLLEPRFEAFSARLDKPELGQVVGLGQWVGHGATIVRWFESSSPLSIRMKPGVGLGITSSATAKLLAAYLPRESTEALVRQELLEQGRAANSAVEAVYAEYAAIRKAQIASSHGARRRGLNALSVPLFDHEDKVVAAVTVLGMGPQFEALPGSSAGKRLRQLGRELSALLGQGAPAKAREAA from the coding sequence GTGGCAACAGTGCAAGCCGCGCGCGGCGGCGGTGTCGATGCGGTGGAGGTGGTGGGGACGATCCTGCAGGCGCTGCTCCATCTTCCGCGGCCGGCGCGGCTGAAGGACCTGGAGGACGCGACCGGCATCCCCTCGGCCAAGCTGCACCGCTACCTGGTGAGCATGGCGCGCTGCGGGCTCGTGACGCGCGAGGAGGGCAGCCGCCGCTACCAGTTCGGGCTGCTCACCTACCGCATCGGCCAGGTGGCGTCGCATGAACAGAGCGCGCTGTCGCTGCTGGAGCCTCGGTTCGAAGCCTTCTCGGCAAGGCTGGACAAGCCCGAACTCGGGCAGGTGGTCGGCCTGGGCCAATGGGTGGGCCACGGCGCCACCATCGTGCGCTGGTTCGAAAGCAGCTCGCCGCTGTCCATCCGCATGAAGCCGGGCGTCGGCTTGGGCATCACGTCGTCGGCCACGGCCAAGCTGCTGGCGGCCTACCTGCCGCGCGAGTCGACGGAGGCGCTCGTGCGCCAGGAACTGCTGGAGCAGGGCCGCGCCGCCAACTCGGCCGTGGAAGCCGTGTACGCGGAGTACGCCGCCATCCGCAAGGCGCAGATCGCCTCTTCGCACGGTGCGCGGCGCCGCGGCCTGAATGCCTTGTCGGTGCCGCTGTTCGATCACGAGGACAAGGTGGTCGCGGCGGTCACGGTGCTGGGCATGGGCCCGCAGTTCGAGGCCTTGCCCGGCAGCTCCGCGGGCAAGCGGCTCAGGCAACTGGGTCGCGAGCTCTCGGCGCTCCTGGGCCAGGGGGCTCCGGCGAAAGCGCGGGAAGCCGCGTAG
- a CDS encoding LLM class flavin-dependent oxidoreductase, with amino-acid sequence MEIDFGVIDHLDRQEGVAIHETYDSRLALVQKYDEAGFTTFLLTEHHFTPLGLAPSPLVFLAAASRITRRIRLAPLVLILPLYHPLRVASEICMLDHLSHGRLDIGLGRGISPYELAYFNVNHLESREIFDEAHRVLMDALTKNVVNFRGNYFKFFNVPIELKPLQQPSPPMWFPCSTPEGARMAAAQGMNTCFLAPAPRAKVMADAYKKAWTESGNTKPMPKIAITRHIFVGENDAEARRRGIEAHKMWYQRFSYLWAKFDPRMPSPYDEEKHMGPGTLIFGSPETVRARIAEEIEATGVNYFVTRFGFGDLRHEESMRSLDLFTREVMPHFRG; translated from the coding sequence ATGGAAATCGACTTCGGCGTCATCGACCACCTGGACCGGCAGGAAGGCGTGGCGATCCACGAGACCTACGACAGCCGCCTGGCGCTGGTCCAGAAGTACGACGAAGCCGGGTTCACCACCTTCCTGCTGACCGAGCACCACTTCACGCCGCTCGGGCTCGCGCCGTCGCCGCTGGTCTTCCTGGCGGCTGCCTCCCGCATCACCAGGCGCATCCGGCTCGCTCCGCTGGTGCTGATCCTCCCGCTGTACCACCCGCTGCGCGTGGCCAGCGAGATCTGCATGCTGGACCACCTGAGCCACGGCCGGCTCGACATCGGCCTCGGCCGCGGGATCTCGCCGTACGAGCTGGCGTACTTCAACGTCAACCACCTCGAGTCGCGCGAGATCTTCGACGAGGCGCACAGGGTGCTGATGGACGCGCTCACCAAGAATGTCGTCAACTTCCGCGGCAACTACTTCAAGTTCTTCAACGTCCCGATCGAGCTCAAGCCGCTGCAGCAACCTTCGCCGCCCATGTGGTTCCCCTGCAGCACGCCCGAAGGCGCGCGCATGGCGGCGGCGCAGGGCATGAACACGTGCTTCCTCGCGCCGGCGCCGCGCGCGAAGGTGATGGCCGATGCGTACAAGAAAGCCTGGACCGAATCCGGGAACACGAAGCCCATGCCGAAGATCGCGATCACGCGCCACATCTTCGTCGGCGAGAACGACGCCGAGGCGCGCCGCCGCGGCATCGAGGCGCACAAGATGTGGTACCAGCGCTTCAGCTACCTGTGGGCGAAGTTCGACCCGCGCATGCCCTCGCCGTACGACGAGGAAAAGCACATGGGGCCGGGCACGCTGATCTTCGGCTCGCCCGAGACCGTGCGGGCCCGCATCGCCGAGGAGATCGAGGCCACCGGCGTCAACTACTTCGTGACGAGGTTCGGTTTCGGCGACCTGCGGCACGAGGAGAGCATGCGATCGCTGGACCTGTTCACCCGCGAGGTCATGCCGCACTTCCGCGGCTGA
- a CDS encoding alpha/beta hydrolase fold domain-containing protein, translating into MDFPRLDPQMRAALARNDEIVRELGPPTPGIEGVRAQAAAARAWWNEGGPAMAQVRDGKVPGPHREIPVRVYVPRRSASPLPACVFFHGGGWRIGSPASNDRQLRELAEAWGGIVVSADYAHMPEKTFPAPVEEAAAVYGWLARHGCQWGIDGQRLAFGGNSAGANVAMGAFHAAAQVQGAFRCAAFVVGVFDGDVETQSMREYGDAGLFPTRESARKTFEDYLGNDANLADPRFNALQADSGRLPPVFLAAAECDVYRDSSAALARRIREAGRSAELRVYPGMTHLFFGYSRMVDRAAECIGDVARFLREHLPPAND; encoded by the coding sequence ATGGACTTCCCCCGCCTCGACCCGCAGATGCGCGCCGCGCTCGCGCGCAATGACGAGATCGTTCGCGAACTCGGGCCTCCCACGCCGGGCATCGAAGGCGTGAGGGCGCAGGCCGCGGCCGCCCGGGCCTGGTGGAACGAGGGTGGCCCCGCGATGGCGCAGGTGCGGGACGGGAAGGTGCCCGGACCGCATCGCGAGATCCCGGTGCGCGTCTACGTGCCGCGGCGCAGTGCCTCGCCGCTTCCGGCCTGCGTCTTCTTCCATGGGGGCGGGTGGCGCATCGGTTCGCCCGCGTCCAACGACCGCCAGCTGCGCGAGCTGGCCGAGGCGTGGGGCGGCATCGTGGTCAGCGCCGACTATGCGCATATGCCGGAGAAGACCTTTCCGGCTCCGGTGGAGGAGGCTGCAGCGGTCTACGGCTGGCTGGCCCGCCACGGCTGCCAGTGGGGCATCGACGGACAGCGGCTCGCTTTCGGCGGCAACTCGGCGGGCGCCAACGTGGCGATGGGGGCCTTCCACGCGGCAGCGCAAGTGCAGGGCGCCTTCCGTTGTGCAGCGTTCGTGGTCGGCGTATTCGACGGCGACGTCGAGACGCAGTCCATGCGCGAGTACGGCGATGCGGGCCTGTTCCCGACCCGCGAGTCCGCGCGCAAGACCTTCGAGGACTATCTCGGGAACGACGCGAACCTCGCCGATCCCCGCTTCAACGCACTGCAGGCGGACAGCGGCCGGCTGCCCCCGGTCTTCCTCGCCGCAGCGGAGTGCGACGTGTACCGCGACAGCTCGGCCGCGCTGGCCCGGCGCATCCGCGAGGCCGGGCGCAGCGCCGAACTGCGCGTCTATCCCGGCATGACGCACCTTTTCTTCGGCTACAGCCGCATGGTGGACCGCGCCGCCGAATGCATCGGCGACGTCGCGCGTTTCCTGCGCGAGCACCTTCCCCCGGCGAACGACTGA